In Phocoena phocoena chromosome 3, mPhoPho1.1, whole genome shotgun sequence, the DNA window CAGGTTGGCCGAGGGAGTGTAACAAATAAACCATCAATATAGATTGTAACCATTGATCTCTAACTCCCACCTTCCCAGAGGCCTTGGCTCTTAGCGTTCTCTCTCGGTCTTCTCTCTGCTCTTGTCCTTTTGAGCCCAGCCGGACATAGTCCTGTTCATCCTCCCCATCTGTCTGTCTCGCTCACTCACTGGCTCTCAGTGGCTCACCCATGTCCCTGTGTTCTCCCACACAGGACACAGCTTGGGCTACGGCTTTGTGAACTACGTGACTGCAAAGGATGCAGAGAGAGCGATAAACACGCTGAACGGCCTGCGGCTCCAGTCAAAAACCATTAAGGTAAGGAGCTGCAATCACCATCTCGTTCATTCCTGGCTGCACAGAGGTCTGtgctgagccctggcctgggtgaGAGACTCCCCCCACCCTTACTTCACCATCACCGTCACCGCACCATTAGCACAGTTGTGCCTTAGAGGCCTGCCGCTTTTCCAGGGCGTCTGGGGGGCCTCCTGTCTGCTGAGAAGAGAGGCGTTGCGTGTCAGATGTGTCGGGTGGTGACCGTCCCAGGCCTTGTGCCTCTGGCTCATGTCCTCCTCAGCCCCACCAGCAACGGGAGGGTCCCCGTGAAGGACTTAGGCTGGGACATCCCTCTCCCTGGCCCCGGGTGTCCCTCGTATGTTGGCTCACAGCAGCCTCCTCCGAAGGCCTCCCCACCGGTCTCTTCTACTGGCCAAAGTGCTCCCATCCTCTTGCAGCTCCCGACCTCATGCCGAGCGGGTGTtgggcctgccctgccctcctgctCGCGCCCGGTTGTTGCTGtggtggtggcggcggcggcagcagcagcatcgTCCCTCCCGCCTCCTGCCCAGGCTTCCATTCCTGCTCCATCACTGGTGTAATCCTTCCCACCAGTCACTCAGCATTCATTTGGCAGATGTTtatgagtgcctactatatgccacACGGTGAACAAAACAAATTCCATGCCCTTGTGGggctgggcctgtgtgtgtgcgcgcgtgcgtgcgcACAAACGATAAACAGAACAGTGAGAGCCAGGTGTGGCAGAGGTAGGCGTCCCAGGGGCGCCGTGTCCTGGGGGGGTGGTTCATGATGACTTGAGGTGACTCGAGGGGAGTGAGGGAGCCATGCAGCACCAGCTCGGAGGGCCTTGGGCAGACCGTCATCAGCGTCATTCCCAGTTCAAGGGCTGTGTGGTGGCTTCCTGGGACAAGTCAGCGAGTCCTCCAGGCCTCAGGGTGGCTTCCCCAACCTTCACGCTCCTCTCAACCTGCCACTGCTAACCACGCCCTCCTTCTCTCAGCCCGGAGCCCCACCCCAAGTGTCTGTCTTCAGGCTCTGCCTACCCCTGGACCAACCTTGGGTTTTCCCGAGCATCGGTCCCTGCCGAGCCCTCCTGTAGAATATGCCTCCTACCCCCGCCCCACGCAGGACCCTGACCCGGCTTCCTGCAAGCAGCCTCTCAGCACTCTGCCCACTGCCCCTCACCTGCAGACTGGCAAGTCAGCCCTCATTCCTGAGACGCATGCCTGCCAGAGTCACCAGAGTTGTGTCCCTCGGCCCGACGCCACTGGAGTGAGATCATCCTTTTGAGCCTTTGCACCTTCCAGTCCTCCCACCTAGTTCTGAGGGCCGGAAGTCCAAGATCCGGTGTGGCAGGCTGCATGCCTTCGGAGGGCtgtgagctgtgaaggaggatcTGTTTCGTGCCCCTCTTCCGGCGCCTGGTGGTCACTGAATCTTGGGCAGTCCTCGGCTTATAGAAGCATCACCCCactctctgccttcatcttcacacgGGGTTCTCCCTgagtgcatgtctgtgtccaaacttcccctttttataaggacctCAGTCATTGATTTGGGGCCGTCTTATTCCGCTTTGGCCTCATCTTCACTAATCGCATCTATAATGATCCTGTttcaaatgaggtcacattttgaggtactgagggttaggactccaacatgTGAATTTGTGGGGGCACATAATTCAAAAATTCCTTGTTCTTCAAAAACCTCTCACAGGAATGTTTCCTAAGAATAggacagtagggcttccctggtggcgcagtggttgagagtccgcctgccgacgcaggggacacgagttcttgccccggtccgggaagatcccacatgccgcggagcggctaggcccgtgggccatggccgctgagcctgcgcgtccagatcctgtgctccgcaatgggagaagccacagcagtgagaggcccacatactgaaaaaaaaaaaagaatagggcagTAGACCAGATTGAGGCAAAGGAGCAGGTGGTGCCAGGAGCTTAGAAAAGAGGGGTCTGGGCCTAGTGTCTCAGAGCGGGGCCAGGCACACCTACTGCATCATCACACACCTGCCGCGAGCGGGTTCTCTAGTGCAGTCTTCTTGGATTCTGATTTGACTCTGAGCTTGACAGTGactgaagagaaaaggaaagctgCAGTGGCCATCAAGGTCCTTGGCGACACCTCTGCTGAAAGGAATTGAAGCGCAGTTGGCTTTGAAAGCATTGCCTCTCTGGGGCTTTATCAGGGGACAATTGTAACTACAGTCAGTGCCAGCCTCTACACCACTCCCACGGTGCTAATTTGGGAATGTTCTTTCCCACAGTGACCTTCACCAAAAGCCAAGGGCAGACCCCAAATGCAACCTGTTCTGGACAGATCTGCAAGGGACGAGACAGGATGGTCCTGGGAGGCAGCTCCCTACTGGCCCAGCCTGATCCTGGGAAAGCACAGACTAGCCTGAGTCCCGGCaggcctgcctccctccttcaGCTGTCCTGCCTGAAATCGGACGCCCCTCGTTGGGACATTTGATAAAATTGGACAGCAGACGGTTGGAGTGACCCCCTCTGGCAGGAGTCTGAGTGGGGTGTTCTGTGAGGCTGGTTGACGTAGATCCGGAAAGTGGAGGCCCAGAAGTGGGGCCAACGTCCTTCCTGGTAGTCAAGGAGCGTGACCACGCCTACCTGGGAGGCCCTGGGGAGGCCCCAGGGGCCAAGGTGGCCTCTTGGGGACAGTGCTGCCTCTGCCCCAGGTCGTGAACAAACCATCGGGTGGCCCCAAAGTGTCCCCAGAGTGCCTTAGGCCTGGCTGCAGTGCAGGGAAGCTTTCAGGGAATGTCAGCTTGTACAGTACTGCTCTGTGGAGGCCACCAGCCCCTGACGGGACCCGGTACCCTGGGGCATCCTTCTGATCAGCATCACTTCTATTCCACTCTCCTCTGACACTCACCTCCATGAGCCCAGCTCCTTTTCGGGTGGAGTTGGGCTCTGACCACGCCACGCTGTTTCTCCTTCCATCTGCCGTCTCTCCCGCTAGACTGCATTCTGCTTTGCAGGCAAAGGTGGCGTCTGTCTTCTTTTCTGGAATGTCCCAGGTGCACCTCACATGTTTGAGAGTCAACGAGCACATGAATGAAggggtgggtgtgtgtatgtgagtgtgtggtCTTAGCATGTAGAGTTACACCCTTGCCCTTCCTGGCAGGCCTGAGTGTTGTGGTGAGAACACACCTGTCGTCTTGCCCTTGTGCTGCCCCCCTTGGCTGGCAGGGTCCACCCAGCTGTCGCCCCAACCTGGGAGAGCGCCAGAGACCCTTTCCTTGCTACCAGCCCCACACGCACGCACCCTTTTATCTAAACCACTGCACAGGCTCCCTTTAGCCTTTCTTCAGCTTTGCAGAACATAAGCCTAAAAAGCATGGGGTCATTTAATATGCGTGTACCCCCCAGCACTCGGGCCCCTTCTGGGCTCCCATGGCGAGCTTGCCTGTTGTCAGGTGGGTGTCACGGTCCCAGAGCACCCAGCCTGCTGTCCCCTGGGCTCCTTACAGGCAGGACCAGGTCCCCTTTCCAGCCCTGCTCATTGTCCAGAGAGGCCTGAGGCCACGGTAGGAGCACAGGCAGCCGGGGTtggctccctgccctgcccccgaACAGCCATGGACCCTCAGACTCTCGACTGTGAAACAAGGATGATGTCATCAGGGTGTGTGAGGGCCCTTGCCTGGCCCATGGGGAGCTGCCAGCACGGGCTGCTGCAGGTGACCTCCTTCCATAGGGTTGGCTTTTTCTCACCTGAAAATTTAACACCCTCCCTCGATGCTTTGGCCACACATCTGCCCTAATGCCAGTGAGCGGTTTTGTTTTCAAGGTGTCGTACGCTCGCCCGAGCTCAGAGGTCATCAAAGATGCCAACTTGTACATCAGCGGGCTTCCGAGGAACATGACCCAGAAGGATGTGGAGGACATGTTCTCTCGGTTCGGGCGGATCATCAACTCCCGGGTCCTCGTGGATCAGACCACAGGTACGGCGGGTGGCCCAGGATACGGCGAGGTTTTCctccaggcaggggctgggtctCCTAGGGAAGACAGATCGCTGTCATTAGTTATTCCACTAATGAGGACAgaatcaaaatgagaagacgTTGGCTTTTGTTTAATGAGGCTGGGAGGTTAAGTGGCATAAAAGCAGCCCTGACATAAAAGCTTAGGCCTATTATGGTGAAAACACCAAGAGATTCTGGCACTTTCTACAGGCACCCACACGTCCTAGCCTGGACTACGAATGTTGCCGTTCTTACTGCAGGCAGTGGTGTGCTGCGTGAGACAGTCTTTAGCTGAGGTCCAGAGTCCCCACCTTTCATTACCCCAGAGCTCCAAGGGTGACTGTTTCTGAGGAGCTCTTCTTCAGTCTTCATGACTTGGATGCTGCTCCCACCTCGGGTAGCACATTCAAAGCTCAGAGCTCAAAGGCAGTGACTTCCTCTCACAGGCAATCCTGGCCACTTTGCCAGCCCCTCTCAGGTCGTCTCAGTTCAGGACACGAGCAGCTTGGGCGATGGGCTTTGCATAAAGCAGTAAGGCACCGCCAAGCTGAGCCCTGCGTACCCCGGAAGCAGCCCCTCACTGCAGCCACCTGCCCCACTGGGGTCGGGCCGGCCCCGCCCAGCCCTGTGTGTGGCTCCGTCTGGGGAGCAGCGAACTCAGGCCACCCTGCTTTAGGTCCCTTCATCTCTGTTCTCAGCAGGAGTGGGAATTTACTGACCAACTAGCAAAAAAGATTACTGCTCAGGGAGCTCAGCGAAGCCAGTGGAATTGTCTGCGGTTGGTTTTTATGTTCTTCCAGCACAGAGCGTGTTCACCACCCCCTTGGCTGAGGTAGTCAGACACACACTGGGTGGTCGGGCCAGAGCAGTCGTGGCTCTGAGGTGACCTCCCCCGGGAGGCTGCAGGGCCACACAGAGAGCAGGTGGGCAGGGTATCCTGGCCCATGAcagatgggggtggaggtgcaTGCGTGTTTTCCCACATCCCCCCTAAGCTGTGTGCTCTGGGGCCCACAGTCTTGTCACCTGCACTCCCTTGTCCTGTCCCAGCTGTGGAAGCTCGTTTTGGCATGGGCTGGCCCTACCTGCTGCCCAGGCTGCAGTCCTGGGCTGGGGCCCGGCCTGGAGACGAGTGGACAGCTCGAGTCTCCCAGGGGCCTGAGGAGGAGAAGGGGCTTCTGGACCCCAGGCTCTGCTGGAGGGACATAGACTCCACCCACCCGGCCTCCTTCTTTCTGCCCCTCGGCTCCGGGCCGGGGGATGGGCGTGAGGTAAAGATGCTGTGTACTTGGTGTAAACTCCTGTTCTGTGCCAGAAGAGCTTCCCGTGGTCCCTAAAGTTCCCCTTACTTATCTTCAAATGCCAGTTGAGAGAGTGATCCCATCGGCTGGTCAGCACATGTATTtatccccagccccacctgcacAGAAGTGCCTGAGTGGGCCACCTGGAGACCTGGCGGGGGTGACGGTGCTGGCCCGTATTCTGCCTCCGTGGCCCTGCTTTTCCTGATCCTGTATGGACTGCTGTGCCTCTGCTTGTCTCTGTCCAACCCAGCACCGCTGAGCAGGGCCCAGCTCTCAAGTTGGAGTCCACCCACCTCGAGAACGCACCCCCTGCCACGTAGCTTTTGTCTGCATCATCCTGAGGGAGGTCTCCTGCAGACAGTTCCCTCACCCCTCTGCTGGGACTTTGCCTCCTTTCCCTCTGCAAAGCTGGTGTCTCCTAGAGTTTGGGGGCACCTCAGGGTTGTGCCCTCAGGCCTCCCCACCAGCTTCTGCCACTTAGGCGAGGGGACAGGGTCCCTACCCCACACCTCTGTCTGTGTTCAGGAGCTTTGCGAGGGCGGGGGGATGGAAGCCGCGAGGGAGCCCCCAGGGCTCCTCCCTCTCCACAGCCCTCCCCTAGGCCGCATGTCGAATTGGAGAGTAGAAAGGTGAGCCCCCGGGACTGTgggctccccttccttccctctgctccagAGGAGGCCACCATGCAGGGCTCCTCTGCTGGGACCCCGTGGAGCCCCGGCTGCTGGGGCAGAGAATAGCGGGGCAAGCAAGTTTGTGTGTCAAGTGTCCTTCATATGACgtgctttttaaagaaacagaagctctCTTAAAAAACCTTAATCTGCTGAGCTGACAGAACTTTTTCAGAGAATGCCTTtgcttctttatacattttaattgtgAACTTCATAGTTGACTCATCTGGAGATCGTGCCATTTATTGGTCTCTGCTCTTAATCCTAAAAAcgctataggaaaaaaaaaatccacagtcaTCTTCAAAAAGTATACATTCATCCAGTCATTGAGTGAGTTTATATTCCCTCACTTTAAGtaacattctctctctttctcaggttttcttcatttcactcagGCAGTTTTCATTTGATAGTCATTTTGCAAAACCAAACAGGGAAACCACACTTGCGCGTACACACTCTGTCTGCTTGATTGCAAGGTCTTTATAAATAGAGTGGAACCGTATCCTGCAGACAGCTTTCTGTAGCAGCCAGCCAACCACAGCTTCCAGTGGGATTTGCCTGCAGTTAGATTTCGTTCGGGTTCCCATCTGTCTAAGCTGTCGTTCGTGCCGTTTAAGAGTAAATAAAAACAGTGTATGCCAAGTACATGTTTTCAGGTGTTCCTTCTGAACCGAAATTTTAAAGTGGGCTCAGGCTCTAGAATTTTCCTGGCACACGTGTGAATTGCTGGGTCTGATCTCACAAATTCAGTGAGCATCTCTGGCTGtgtcaattttaaatttatacttaaaTAGTGATGGAACCAATGCAGGGGCAGCCCTGAGGCCATGAGGAGCCGCTGTGCTGGGGGTGCCCAAGAAGGGAGAGTTTCCCAGTTGGAGAGTTGGGGTGTGTGCTTTAGGACGTGGCGGAGGGCATCCACAGGACGCTCCTGTTGTAAAGAAAGAGCCCCTGCCTGAGGGCCCCTGACTACTGTCTGCTTGTTCACAGGGGGCCCACGGTGTTGCATGCAAGTGAGGACAGAGCTTGGGATTCTAGGCCCCAAGGGGACGACCGCGCCTTGCAGTGACACTTGTCATCTCCGCACCAGCCTGGTGTGCCCGAATCTCCCAGGCCCCTCCGCGGCCTTGGGGCCAGCTGGGGATACCCACGCCTTGTTGCCCATCGTGGGGACGATAGGTGGGACCCTGCGGGAGATGGCGAGGAAAGGTGCCGGGATGTGGGAGCTGACTGGGGGACGTTCCTCACTCTCACTTAGCCGGTGGCCCGAGGCCCTGGGCTCTTCTGCTCTGATGGTCGTCACTCACCACATGCTAAAGGCCTTTGTCTAGAGGAGAAATTGTGTCTTACGGCTGTCTGACTCAGCCTCCCCTaccagggcacactgtgcctccAGCCCAGGCCCGTCACCCCCAGGCTGGCCCTCGGCCGTCACCAGTACACTTCGACCTTCACACTTGACCCCTGTTTCTTCTCCCCAGGAGAAGGAGCCAGTTTTCTTCCACGGCTCCACATTCCCTCACCTCAGCCCCACTCCATTCCTCGAGTTCTTCAAGGGACGAGGGCCCCCATCATGGGGctagagggtgactgagcccctccCATCTGGTTTGTTCAGGCCCCACACTTGTGCCAGACTACGCTGACCCTGCCTTCAGCAGTTGGGCCTGGGACTCAGGTAGCCTGGTCCCGGGCCATGTCCTTGCTCTGTCGAGGGTGGGGTTACAGCAGGCCCAGGACTTGCCTTTGGTGGCTCAGTCCACATGGCAAGAGAAGGTGTTCTCCCAAGGCAGCTTGAGGCGGCGATGAACGGGCGCAAGACGGGGACTCTTCAGCTGCTGGGGAGTCTGTGGGTGGGTGTGGCAGCACCATTGTCGGCAGTTTTCTGGGAAAAGAATGCGTGGCCTTACTTGATTCTGAGGGCAATTTGCGGCCCACAGGAGGTCCCAGGACCTTACAGTGGAATCCAAGAGGTGAGTGAGGTGTTGGTGGCAGGAAAGAGTCATCAGGGTTCAGCTTGGTTACTAGGATCCCACGCCCTTGAGGGATGCAGGAGGCTGAGCCAGGCACCAAGCAAACAGGGATTCGGTCAGGCCAGCCCAGGAGGCGACATGCTGCAAAGGCCCAGCTGGGGTATGTGGCCAGATGGCCAGGAAGGCCATGGGAGGGAGCTCCCGGAGCCCAGGGACAATTCCTTGTCACCCACCTACCCCTCAGCACACCGTGCACCCACACTACAGTGGGCACCTGGCATTGCGATGGTGATGGAGGTCATAATCTCTTCTAATGTGACTTCTTTTAAGAAAGAGGTCTGGGGTGTCTTATTTGAGACTCCTTTCACCAAAGTATCTTTTGGCACTGAGGCTGTGGAGTTGTTGCTTCAACTCAGAAGAAAGTCTGAAACCTTAATCTTTTAttagttgttgtttgttttttttaatttgttcatgTTTCCATATTTaggtttaatttttgtttatctcaTTAACCAAGCATCCAGTTTTGAACCACAGTAGCCTGACTGACTTGacttttgcttttcagttttaaaaatccttGCAGTTTTTCCCCTAACTccatttttgttggtttgttaaAAAGGTTTGTCCAGAGGGGTTGCGTTTATCCGGTTTGACAAACGGTCGGAAGCAGAAGAGGCAATTACCAGTTTCAATGGTCATAAACCCCCAGGTTCCTCCGAGCCCATTACAGTGAAGTTTGCAGCCAATCCCAACCAGAACAAAAACGTGGCGCTGCTCTCCCAGCTGTACCACTCGCCAGCTAGGCGGTTCGGAGGCCCCGTTCATCACCAGGCGCAGAGATTCAGGTGGGTCAGGAGGACGCGCTCTTCCCACCACGGCCACTCGGGCCCCTTCTGGCTGCGCGGAGCCCTGCTGGTTGGGTGACTATGTGCAGTGGAAACCTCTGGGCTGATCACATCAGAAAGTCGCGCTCACGGCCATTTCATGTCTCCATGTCCCCTACCTGCATCAGAAAGGTATCTGTATGGAAGCTGTTTATTTCCATCCAAGTGTTGCCTTTAACTAGAATGAAAAAGGTAGTGCAGCTCCAACCAGCTCCCAGGAGGGTGAGTGCATAGCGCTGCAGCCCGCAGTTTCTAGTGATATGTGAGTAGACCCATGAGTTTAAAAGATCATCCCGTATCTGGGAGAGAAAAGATGCAGCTTTAGGGGTGCTTAGGCAAGAGCCGTTCTTCCAGCGTTTTAAACAGGTTTTAGACATTTGATCAGCAGCCCTAAGGCAAACCTTTCTCATACACCTACCTTGTGGAGTCATTTGGTGTCGAAATATTATTATATGCCTTCTGTTTAAAAGCCGCATCCTAGAGGTGAACTGTTTTCCCACCTTCCTTAGTCTTTCCATATAAAATGATTCTAGTCGCCAGGATCTAGCAGAACAGAGACAAGTAGAGTCAGTAACTTGGACTCAAATCAGGTGTGTTACTGCCTCACGAACAGCTGAGATCCCACTTCTCCCAGTTTTGAGAAGTGGCATGAGGGCTAATCTCAGGTATGTTAAGGATTTCTCTCTGCGACTTTTCGGGGTTCCCGTCTTTTGTTTTAAGCAGTGAGGTTGGGTAACACCCCGCTCATTTCCACAAATGCTGTTTTTCAAGGTCTTATTTTCACAGTCCAGTAATCCAGTGTTCTCAACTCAGCTCAGGTTCCAAAGCTGGCCTTCCTTCGTTGGCTCTTCTTTAAAGGCAAAGCAGGGGAAGCGTCTTTGGACAGAAGTGAGCTAAATCCAGTTTTGAACGTCAGCACGGTCGGCCTCACTGGTGATCGGGTGGGATGTATAGATAGCCAAGTTCAGTGAGTTACCCAGGAACTCTGGAAAACCAGGAAGcttggaggagaagagaaaggagaaatgggaGGTGCAGAAGGGGCCAGGCAGGAGAGGGACCGTGACCTCCAGAGATGGACGGAAGGAAGGGGCGGGCGGGAAGTTTCGCCACCAGAAGGCCGACTAAgataagaaggagaagaaagaagacccAGAAGAGGAGAGGGTTTGCAGTCCGTTCTTATCACGTTGGGAAAAGTCCCCAAGTCAATGAAGAGTCAGTTCTCCTCTTGTACCATCAGAGGAAAGAATGGGGGTGGGTTTCATGACAGTTGAGATGAAACAGATCAGCTCCAACTAGCAGGAGAAAACTCACAAGAATGAATAAGAATGAGAATCATGTCaataaaagacagtaaaatattACCTCCGATTATTTTCAGTATAACATCTATCTCAGGAATTAGTTAACTGTGATAACGGGTCCGCCGTGTCCTACGAAACTTGGAGAAAAGGAGGTCCTTCTAAAAGtcagaatgtctttccatttctcacTGAGAAGCAGCTCATACAGATACTTGGGTGCCTTTTCCCACCCCCATTTCAGTGATACTGTGGTCTCACCACTAACAAGCCTCCCGAGTCATCTAACCAATTCAGACATTTGGTACGGGCTGTTTAAAATTATTCTCGCAAATTCAAAACCATGGCCCACAGTGTGCCTTGATTCTTCTGTACCTGCATCAGCGATCACCGTTGTGTCAGTGGTCTGCACCTCGAGGGCTGGCCACTCTTCTCCCACGTGTGCTGAGTGCGTGAATCTGTTTAGTGACACTTGAAGGCACCCCCACTCACCCCTGGATCAGACCCACAACTCGAACCTGATTTTATTTTGGAGCAGGTAATACTTCGCCAGTTGCATTGTGTGGCTTCGGAGATGCTGTATCGTGCTCAAATATTCTTAAATTGATCCTCCAACAGTTACTTTTGAGCTTGTGAAACATCTCAAGGGCCACGTGGCTTCAGTAACAATCTTGTCATCTTCCTTAATCCTTATTGCCCACGACCTGTAGAAGGCTTATTTTTGATGTGACTAAAAGTTGTGCTTTAGAAAGGGGCTCCACATTTTTGGTAAAGCTTGGTGGACTTACAGTTCACAGCCCTGGCCCTTCTGGGCTGTTAAGAGCCAGCAGCGGAAGGGTGTCCGGAGCTTTGCCCTGCCGGCAGTGGCCCTTCACGGGAGTGTGCTATATGTAGGCACCGCTCGGACGTGAACCCTTGGAGAGTGAGGGTGCTGATGTGGGTGGGATTGGGGTataaaattcagagaaagaaaagaaaaaaattcagccctctccccacccccaccatacCCCCgcaaacacacatacagacacagacacaggatGAGGAATGGTTTCCTCCAGGGAGAGCTGGGGGTGTAACAGCACctcagaggatgtggagaagcttCCATCACTTAAAATGTGGGAAGTACGGGTGTGACTCAACAGGACCACCCTACCAaggtgggaggggtggagggagcgGCTGGTCAGAGGCCACTAGAGGCCGTTGCTCTGAGGCCTGACCCCCTGCAGGCAGCAGACGTCTCTCCTCAGAGTCGACTCCCTACAGAGCAGGGAGCCCgtgccctccctctgcccccataTTGAGTTCCTCTCAGTTGAAAAGTCCTGATTTTGACTGAGTGGGTGTGTCAGCCCGAGCGCCTCACGTGGGCTGCGTGCAGCTCGCTGGCCCGCACTGACCTTGACCTGAATGCTGTGCTCTCTGTTTGCTAGGTTCTCCCCTATGGGTGTAGATCACATGAGTGGGCTTTCTGGTGTCAATGTCCCAGGCAACGCTTCTTCGGGCTGGTGCATCTTCATCTACAACCTTGGTCAAGATGCCGATGAGGGAATCCTCTGGCAGATGTTTGGCCCCTTTGGTGCAGTTACCAATGTGAAAGTGATTCGCGACTTCAACACCAACAAGTGCAAAGGCTTTGGTTTTGTGACCATGACAAACTATGAAGAAGCCGCGATGGCCATAGCAAGTCTGAACGGCTACCGCCTGGGGGACAAAATCTTACAGGTTTCCTTCAAAACCAACAAGTCCCACAAATAACTCGCTCATGCTTTTTTTTGTACGGAATAGATAATTAAGAGTGAAGAAGTTGAAACTTTTTTGTTAGTGTACAACTCATTTTGCGCCAATTTTCACAAGTGTTTGTCTTAGTCTAAATGAGAAGTGAAAAGGTTTTTATACTCTGGGATGCAACCGACATGTTCAAATGTTTGAAATCCCACAATGTTAGACCAATTTTAAGTTTCTTaagttatttcctttaaaatatatattaaacagaaATCTAAGTAGACTGCATTGACTAACCAGTCCTTCGGGATGGTGGTGAAACTGAAGCATGCTTTAACTTCTGAGACTGTCTAACACGCGTTTCATTCGATGTCTCCACAAACTggatagaaacaaacaaacaaaaagaaatgaccttttagttttagtttttaaactaaAGATGTTAGACAGATGCCTTGTGTGCGTTTCTCAACCGCTTCAACATTTTAAGCGATTTCTGCTTTGGTTGACAGGAAATTGCTTTCCCAAGCAGGTCCCATTGCCACCTCCTGCTCACTCAGCCGATTGGCCCCGGCAGTGGCAGCGGGCCCGTCTGCCGTGGGCCGCAAGCGGGGAGGGGGGCCACACACCAGGCCGGGCCAGGCTCTGCCGAGGACACGAGTGGGTTTCCTAAGCCCAGGCGC includes these proteins:
- the ELAVL1 gene encoding ELAV-like protein 1 isoform X2 gives rise to the protein MTQDELRSLFSSIGEVESAKLIRDKVAGHSLGYGFVNYVTAKDAERAINTLNGLRLQSKTIKVSYARPSSEVIKDANLYISGLPRNMTQKDVEDMFSRFGRIINSRVLVDQTTGLSRGVAFIRFDKRSEAEEAITSFNGHKPPGSSEPITVKFAANPNQNKNVALLSQLYHSPARRFGGPVHHQAQRFRWVRRTRSSHHGHSGPFSLFARFSPMGVDHMSGLSGVNVPGNASSGWCIFIYNLGQDADEGILWQMFGPFGAVTNVKVIRDFNTNKCKGFGFVTMTNYEEAAMAIASLNGYRLGDKILQVSFKTNKSHK
- the ELAVL1 gene encoding ELAV-like protein 1 isoform X1 — encoded protein: MSNGYEDHMAEDCRDDIGRTNLIVNYLPQNMTQDELRSLFSSIGEVESAKLIRDKVAGHSLGYGFVNYVTAKDAERAINTLNGLRLQSKTIKVSYARPSSEVIKDANLYISGLPRNMTQKDVEDMFSRFGRIINSRVLVDQTTGLSRGVAFIRFDKRSEAEEAITSFNGHKPPGSSEPITVKFAANPNQNKNVALLSQLYHSPARRFGGPVHHQAQRFRFSPMGVDHMSGLSGVNVPGNASSGWCIFIYNLGQDADEGILWQMFGPFGAVTNVKVIRDFNTNKCKGFGFVTMTNYEEAAMAIASLNGYRLGDKILQVSFKTNKSHK